In Chitinophaga nivalis, a single genomic region encodes these proteins:
- a CDS encoding UDP-glucuronic acid decarboxylase family protein, with amino-acid sequence MEKKRVLIAGAAGFLGSHLCDRFIKEGFHVIGMDNLLTGNIKNIEHLFPSPDFEYYHHDVTKFIHVPGKLDYILNFASPASPIDYLKMPIQTLKVGSLGTHNLLGLAKEKKARILVASTSEVYGDPNVHPQTEEYWGNVNPVGPRGVYDEAKRFLESITMAYHNFHGVDTRIIRIFNTYGPRMRLNDGRALPAFMSQALNGQDLTVFGDGSQTRSFCYVDDLVEGIYRLLLSDYHLPVNIGNPQEITLNQFAEEIIALTGSKQKIVYHPLPKDDPKQRQPDITKARTILGWEPKVGREEGLRITYEYFKQALLK; translated from the coding sequence ATGGAAAAGAAAAGAGTATTGATAGCTGGTGCTGCCGGCTTTCTCGGATCACACCTGTGTGACCGCTTTATAAAAGAAGGGTTTCATGTGATTGGTATGGACAACCTGCTCACAGGTAATATCAAAAACATTGAACACCTCTTTCCGTCACCGGATTTTGAATACTACCACCACGATGTTACCAAGTTTATCCACGTTCCCGGAAAACTGGACTACATCCTGAACTTCGCCTCTCCGGCCAGCCCCATCGACTACCTGAAAATGCCTATCCAGACCCTGAAAGTAGGATCCCTGGGCACGCACAACCTCCTTGGCCTGGCAAAAGAAAAGAAAGCGCGTATCCTGGTAGCTTCTACTTCCGAAGTATATGGCGATCCCAACGTACACCCGCAAACAGAAGAATACTGGGGTAATGTAAACCCCGTAGGCCCCAGAGGAGTTTACGATGAAGCGAAAAGATTCCTGGAATCCATCACCATGGCGTATCACAACTTCCATGGCGTAGACACCCGCATCATCCGTATCTTTAATACCTACGGTCCGCGTATGCGACTCAATGATGGCCGTGCCTTGCCGGCATTCATGAGCCAGGCGCTGAACGGACAAGACCTCACCGTATTTGGCGATGGTAGCCAGACACGCTCTTTCTGTTATGTAGATGATCTCGTAGAAGGTATCTACCGGTTGTTGCTGAGCGATTACCACTTACCGGTAAACATTGGCAACCCGCAGGAAATTACCCTGAACCAGTTTGCAGAAGAGATCATTGCCTTAACCGGTTCCAAACAAAAAATCGTGTATCATCCGTTACCAAAAGATGATCCGAAACAACGGCAGCCGGATATCACCAAAGCCCGTACCATCCTGGGCTGGGAGCCTAAAGTAGGCAGAGAAGAAGGCTTGCGTATCACCTACGAATATTTCAAACAGGCTTTATTAAAATAA
- the tyrS gene encoding tyrosine--tRNA ligase yields the protein MNLIEELRWRGMLQDMMPGTEEQLQKEMTTAYIGFDPTAESLHIGSLVPILLLVHLQKAGHKPLALVGGATGMVGDPSFKAEERKMLDLDTLQKNVNGIKTQLERFLDFDPAKANAAEMVNNFDWFQHISFLDFIRDTGKHITVNYMMAKDSVKKRIEGDNGMSFTEFTYQLIQGYDFYHLYTAKNCKLQMGGSDQWGNIVTGTELIRRKASGEAFAFTCPLIKKADGTKFGKTEQGTVWLDPQRTSPYMFYQFWLNTTDVDAESYIRIFTFLEKDTVDALIAQHREAPEQRQLQKRLAQEVTTFIHGEANYEFAVKASSLLFSNDTAELLVSLTEEQLLDVMSGVPQHEIAKSELEAGKDIVSLLAETGIFPSKGEARKTVQGGGVSMNKNKINGIETVVNTTALLRDKYILFQKGKKNYYLVKAV from the coding sequence ATGAATCTGATAGAAGAACTGCGCTGGCGGGGCATGCTTCAGGATATGATGCCTGGCACGGAAGAACAACTGCAAAAAGAAATGACCACTGCATATATCGGCTTTGACCCTACTGCAGAATCATTACACATTGGCAGCCTGGTTCCTATCCTCCTGCTGGTGCACCTGCAAAAGGCAGGACATAAACCCCTGGCATTAGTGGGCGGCGCTACCGGCATGGTGGGAGATCCCTCCTTTAAAGCAGAAGAAAGAAAGATGCTGGATCTGGATACCCTGCAGAAAAATGTAAATGGTATCAAAACACAACTGGAACGTTTCCTCGACTTCGACCCTGCCAAAGCCAATGCGGCAGAAATGGTCAATAACTTCGACTGGTTCCAGCACATCTCCTTCCTCGACTTTATCCGCGATACTGGTAAACACATCACGGTAAACTACATGATGGCGAAAGATTCCGTTAAAAAACGGATCGAAGGAGATAATGGGATGTCTTTCACCGAATTTACCTATCAGCTTATTCAGGGCTACGATTTCTATCATTTATATACTGCCAAAAACTGTAAACTGCAGATGGGCGGCTCTGACCAGTGGGGTAACATCGTTACCGGTACAGAACTGATCCGTCGTAAAGCCAGCGGAGAAGCCTTTGCCTTCACCTGTCCGCTCATCAAAAAAGCAGATGGCACCAAATTCGGTAAAACAGAACAAGGCACCGTATGGCTCGATCCTCAACGGACTTCCCCGTACATGTTCTACCAGTTCTGGCTCAACACCACCGACGTAGACGCTGAAAGCTATATCCGCATCTTCACCTTCCTGGAAAAAGATACGGTAGATGCCCTCATCGCCCAACACCGCGAAGCACCGGAACAACGCCAGCTGCAGAAACGCCTGGCCCAGGAAGTAACCACCTTCATCCACGGAGAAGCCAACTACGAATTTGCCGTGAAAGCTTCTTCCCTGCTCTTCAGCAACGATACCGCCGAATTGCTGGTATCCCTCACCGAAGAACAGCTGCTGGATGTAATGTCTGGTGTACCTCAGCACGAAATCGCCAAATCCGAACTGGAAGCCGGCAAAGATATCGTGAGCCTCCTCGCCGAAACCGGTATCTTCCCCAGCAAAGGAGAAGCCCGTAAAACCGTGCAGGGTGGCGGCGTGAGCATGAATAAAAATAAAATCAACGGCATCGAAACGGTAGTGAATACTACTGCATTGCTCCGGGATAAATATATTCTCTTCCAAAAAGGTAAGAAGAACTATTACCTGGTGAAAGCCGTGTAG
- a CDS encoding UDP-glucose dehydrogenase family protein, which produces MKITVVGTGYVGLVTGTCFAETGNEVTCVDIDANKVQKLSSGQITIYEPGLEKLFERNLKEERLTFTTSLEEGIKDAEVIFLALPTPPGADGAADLSFVLNVADQLGQLLTDYKVIVDKSTVPVGTAEKVTAAIAKNSKAPFDVVSNPEFLREGVAVDDFMKPDRVVIGTESERARKVMAELYAPFVRQGNPVIFMDEKSAELTKYAANSFLATKISFMNEIAILCEKLGADVDMVRRGIGSDDRIGKRFLFPGIGYGGSCFPKDVQALVKSSQDAQYDFRILNAVMDVNEQQKLFLLPKIKSYFKDDLQGKHFALWGLAFKPNTDDIREAPALYIIDALVAAGATVTVFDPEAMPNVRQLIGDKVTYAEHQYTCLENADALIIATEWSVFRTPDFHKISASLKNQAIFDGRNLFETHRMKELGYHYESVGRTAVLS; this is translated from the coding sequence ATGAAGATTACAGTAGTAGGCACCGGTTACGTAGGACTTGTAACCGGTACCTGTTTTGCCGAAACAGGCAACGAAGTAACCTGTGTAGACATTGACGCCAACAAAGTACAAAAGCTCTCCTCCGGCCAGATTACCATTTATGAGCCGGGTCTGGAGAAACTGTTTGAGCGGAATCTGAAGGAAGAGCGTTTAACGTTTACTACCAGCCTGGAAGAAGGGATTAAAGATGCGGAAGTAATCTTTCTGGCGTTACCCACTCCTCCGGGAGCGGATGGAGCGGCAGACCTGTCTTTTGTACTGAACGTAGCAGATCAGCTGGGCCAGTTGCTGACCGACTACAAAGTAATTGTAGACAAAAGCACCGTACCGGTAGGCACAGCCGAAAAAGTAACTGCGGCCATTGCCAAAAACAGTAAAGCGCCTTTTGATGTGGTGTCTAATCCCGAATTTTTACGGGAAGGCGTTGCGGTAGACGATTTCATGAAACCAGACCGCGTAGTGATTGGTACGGAATCTGAAAGAGCCCGTAAAGTCATGGCAGAACTGTATGCGCCTTTTGTAAGACAGGGAAATCCGGTCATCTTCATGGATGAAAAATCTGCGGAGCTGACCAAATATGCTGCTAACTCTTTCCTGGCAACCAAAATTTCCTTCATGAACGAAATCGCCATCCTGTGTGAAAAACTGGGTGCCGACGTAGACATGGTACGCCGCGGTATTGGCAGCGATGACCGTATTGGTAAACGTTTCCTGTTTCCCGGTATCGGTTATGGCGGCAGCTGTTTCCCGAAAGATGTACAGGCACTGGTAAAATCATCCCAGGATGCCCAGTATGATTTCAGAATACTGAACGCGGTTATGGATGTCAACGAGCAACAGAAACTGTTCCTGCTTCCTAAAATAAAATCCTACTTTAAAGACGATCTCCAGGGAAAACATTTTGCCCTGTGGGGACTGGCCTTTAAACCCAATACAGACGACATCCGGGAAGCACCCGCCTTGTACATCATCGATGCCCTGGTAGCTGCCGGCGCCACCGTGACCGTATTTGATCCGGAAGCGATGCCCAATGTACGTCAGCTCATTGGCGATAAAGTGACGTATGCAGAACACCAGTATACCTGCCTGGAAAATGCAGACGCCCTGATCATCGCTACTGAATGGAGCGTATTCCGTACACCGGACTTTCATAAGATTTCTGCCAGCCTGAAAAACCAGGCGATATTTGATGGCAGAAACCTGTTTGAAACACACCGGATGAAAGAACTGGGTTATCATTACGAAAGCGTAGGCCGTACAGCCGTTTTATCATAA
- a CDS encoding TapB family protein — MKYFLLLVCSLCCVYVVSAQDCKGYYYLLNNAVVEMTIYDAKNNPGGRNVYTITQVHKDGTGTTSDFTSTYYDKDNKVLTNGAGHFKCDGSGVAIDMKVGMPSMPQLKDVSMEGKTAAAFLDYPTVMQAGQELKGGSFEMSGSIKGMDVDFNYAITNRKVKGNEKVTTPAGTWDCVKIGYDLSFMMKMMGAEVPMKLVAEEWFAPGFGVVKTRSFDKSGKPLGSTLITAVKR, encoded by the coding sequence ATGAAATATTTCCTCTTGCTGGTATGCAGCTTATGTTGCGTGTATGTAGTGTCTGCCCAGGATTGTAAAGGTTATTATTACCTGCTGAATAATGCAGTGGTGGAGATGACCATTTATGACGCTAAAAATAACCCGGGTGGGAGAAATGTCTATACCATTACCCAGGTACATAAAGATGGAACAGGTACCACTTCTGATTTTACTTCTACTTATTACGACAAAGACAACAAAGTACTGACCAACGGCGCCGGGCATTTTAAATGTGATGGTAGCGGTGTAGCCATTGATATGAAAGTAGGTATGCCCAGTATGCCGCAGCTCAAAGACGTGAGTATGGAAGGGAAAACGGCTGCCGCTTTCCTGGATTATCCCACGGTGATGCAGGCCGGGCAGGAGCTGAAAGGTGGCAGCTTCGAAATGTCGGGGAGCATCAAGGGCATGGATGTGGATTTCAATTACGCCATCACGAACCGCAAGGTAAAAGGCAATGAAAAGGTGACCACGCCTGCCGGTACCTGGGACTGTGTAAAGATTGGCTATGACCTGAGTTTTATGATGAAGATGATGGGAGCGGAGGTACCGATGAAGCTGGTGGCGGAAGAGTGGTTCGCGCCGGGTTTCGGGGTGGTGAAAACAAGATCTTTTGATAAGTCCGGAAAACCGCTGGGGAGTACCCTGATTACGGCCGTAAAACGATAA
- a CDS encoding DegT/DnrJ/EryC1/StrS family aminotransferase: MVPIQMVDLKRQYTKIKSQVDVAIQEVLENAAFINGGAVQQFAGELQQYLDVKHVIPCANGTDALQIAMMALGLEPGDEVITPSFTFIATAEVIALLRLKPVFVDIDPQTYCLDVAQVEKAITPKTKAIVPVHLYGHVTDMEALMEVANKHNLYVIEDNAQAIGGNYTFKDGSTKKAGTIGHIGCTSFFPSKNLGCYGDGGAIFTNDDQLAAQIRMVANHGQSARYYHDVVGCNSRLDTVQAAVLRIKLPLLDEYIKARRAVADAYDAAFADVPQITTPYRAPYSYHVFHQYTLQLNGADRNELQKYLAEKQVPSMIYYPVPAHRQKMFAEYGSDAFDLPVTDSLTSKVISLPIHTEMDTDQLDHIIQSVKSFLNNHPA, encoded by the coding sequence ATGGTTCCTATTCAGATGGTGGATTTGAAACGCCAGTATACTAAGATTAAATCCCAGGTAGATGTTGCCATCCAGGAAGTATTGGAAAACGCCGCTTTCATTAACGGTGGTGCCGTACAGCAATTTGCCGGTGAACTGCAGCAATACCTGGACGTGAAGCACGTCATTCCTTGCGCCAACGGTACTGACGCGTTACAGATTGCCATGATGGCCCTCGGGCTGGAACCGGGTGATGAAGTGATTACCCCTTCATTTACCTTTATTGCCACGGCAGAAGTAATTGCCCTGTTAAGACTGAAACCTGTTTTTGTAGATATAGACCCACAAACCTACTGCCTCGATGTGGCACAGGTGGAAAAGGCCATCACTCCTAAAACCAAAGCCATTGTACCCGTTCACCTGTACGGTCATGTAACCGATATGGAAGCGCTGATGGAAGTAGCCAACAAACATAACCTGTATGTAATCGAAGATAACGCACAGGCAATCGGCGGCAACTACACCTTCAAAGATGGCAGCACCAAAAAAGCCGGTACAATCGGTCATATTGGCTGCACCTCTTTCTTCCCTTCCAAAAATCTGGGTTGCTATGGCGACGGTGGCGCGATCTTTACCAACGACGACCAGCTGGCAGCACAGATCCGCATGGTAGCCAACCATGGCCAGTCTGCCCGCTACTACCACGATGTGGTAGGTTGCAACTCCCGCCTGGACACCGTTCAAGCGGCTGTATTGCGCATTAAACTGCCGTTGCTGGACGAATACATCAAAGCCCGTCGTGCCGTAGCTGATGCCTACGATGCTGCGTTTGCAGACGTACCACAGATCACCACACCATACCGTGCTCCTTACAGCTACCATGTATTTCACCAATATACCCTCCAGCTGAATGGTGCCGACAGAAATGAACTGCAAAAGTACCTGGCAGAAAAACAGGTGCCTTCCATGATCTACTATCCAGTACCTGCCCACCGCCAGAAAATGTTTGCGGAATATGGCAGCGATGCATTTGACTTACCCGTAACCGATTCCCTCACCAGCAAGGTGATTTCCTTACCGATACACACTGAAATGGACACCGATCAATTAGATCACATTATTCAATCAGTCAAATCATTTCTAAACAATCACCCCGCATGA
- the rfbC gene encoding dTDP-4-dehydrorhamnose 3,5-epimerase, translating to MGFQQTGIPGLLIYEPKVLGDHRGYFFESYNANTFLEAGIDYKFVQDNQARSSYGVLRGLHYQLEPHAQTKLIRVLEGRILDAVVDMRKDSPTYGQSYTIELSADNKLQLLVPKGFAHGYAVLSETAEVMYKCDDFYNKSCEGGIIYNDPALGIDWGIDLKDAIISEKDLQLPKLADITHNFVF from the coding sequence ATGGGTTTTCAGCAAACCGGGATACCCGGGCTTTTGATTTACGAACCAAAAGTATTAGGGGATCATCGTGGATATTTTTTTGAGAGTTACAATGCCAATACCTTCCTGGAAGCGGGCATCGATTACAAATTTGTACAGGACAACCAGGCCCGTTCCAGCTACGGCGTATTACGCGGGCTGCACTACCAGCTGGAGCCACACGCCCAGACTAAACTGATCCGGGTACTGGAAGGCCGCATCCTGGATGCGGTAGTGGATATGCGTAAAGACTCGCCTACCTACGGCCAGTCTTATACCATTGAACTGAGCGCCGACAACAAACTGCAGCTGCTGGTGCCGAAAGGTTTTGCCCACGGTTACGCCGTACTCAGCGAAACAGCAGAAGTGATGTATAAATGCGATGACTTCTATAACAAATCCTGCGAAGGCGGTATTATCTACAACGATCCTGCCCTCGGCATCGACTGGGGCATTGATCTGAAAGATGCGATCATCTCGGAGAAAGACCTGCAACTGCCCAAACTGGCAGATATTACCCACAACTTTGTATTTTAA
- the rfbB gene encoding dTDP-glucose 4,6-dehydratase, with the protein MKRRLLITGGAGFIGSHVVRLFVNKYPDYQIVNLDALTYAGNLENLADIQDKPNYVFEKGDITDETFIDQLFQQYQFDSVIHLAAESHVDRSIMDPLAFIRTNVLGTAVLLNNARKLWKDDLTNKLFYHVSTDEVYGSLGEEGLFHETTAYDPRSPYSASKASSDHFVMAYYHTYHLPVIISNCSNNYGSHHFPEKLIPLAIHNIKNNKPVPVYGKGENVRDWLFVEDHARAIDTIFHQGRTGETYNIGGFNEWKNIDLIQLLCNIMDRQLGRPEGTSAQLITFVKDRAGHDLRYAIDASKLNKELGWAPSLQFEEGLEKTVSWYLANETWLHNVTSGEYQQYYNEQYQKR; encoded by the coding sequence ATGAAGCGGAGATTACTGATTACAGGCGGCGCGGGTTTTATTGGCTCACATGTAGTACGTTTATTCGTCAACAAATATCCTGATTACCAGATCGTGAATCTGGATGCATTGACCTATGCCGGCAACCTGGAAAACCTGGCGGATATTCAGGATAAGCCCAACTATGTTTTTGAGAAAGGAGATATTACCGATGAAACTTTCATCGATCAGCTTTTTCAACAATACCAGTTCGACAGCGTGATTCACCTGGCAGCAGAAAGCCATGTAGACCGCTCTATCATGGACCCGCTGGCATTTATCCGGACCAACGTGCTGGGTACGGCTGTATTACTGAATAATGCCCGCAAACTGTGGAAAGATGACCTGACCAATAAACTGTTCTACCATGTATCCACCGATGAGGTATACGGATCACTGGGAGAAGAAGGTCTTTTCCATGAAACCACCGCCTACGATCCGCGTTCTCCGTATTCTGCTTCCAAAGCCAGTTCGGACCATTTTGTGATGGCCTATTATCACACCTATCATCTTCCGGTCATCATCTCCAATTGTTCCAACAACTACGGCTCTCACCACTTCCCGGAAAAACTGATTCCGCTGGCGATACACAATATCAAAAACAACAAGCCGGTGCCGGTTTACGGGAAAGGAGAAAACGTACGTGACTGGCTGTTTGTAGAAGATCATGCGCGGGCAATAGATACCATCTTTCACCAGGGTCGTACCGGAGAAACCTACAACATCGGCGGATTTAATGAGTGGAAAAACATTGACCTCATTCAGTTGCTGTGTAACATCATGGATCGTCAACTGGGTCGCCCCGAAGGTACTTCGGCACAGCTGATTACCTTTGTGAAAGACCGGGCAGGACACGATCTCCGCTATGCGATAGACGCCTCCAAACTGAACAAGGAACTGGGCTGGGCCCCTTCCCTGCAGTTTGAAGAAGGCCTGGAGAAAACAGTATCCTGGTACCTCGCCAACGAAACCTGGCTGCACAACGTGACCAGCGGCGAATACCAGCAATATTATAACGAGCAATACCAAAAAAGATAA
- the rfbD gene encoding dTDP-4-dehydrorhamnose reductase yields the protein MKNILVTGGNGQLGQAIQQIASQYPQFNLVFTTSAELDITQPAALETYFATHQPDACINCAAYTAVDKAEAEEEAAFLLNFQAVLNLSELCAKNNVQLIQLSTDYVFSGRQNVPYTENDDTDPETIYGSSKVRGEAVALGYNPDTIVVRTSWLYSEFGVNFAKRMRELMQEKQELKVVFDQTGTPTYAGDLATALLDILQYKATHPEAALGGIYHYSNEGVTSWYDFAVAIKELTQATTAISPVTSDQYPTAAKRPAYSVLNKEKIRQTFGITVPYWRDSLIKCLKNI from the coding sequence ATGAAAAATATTCTCGTTACCGGCGGAAACGGACAATTAGGCCAGGCCATCCAACAGATAGCCAGCCAGTATCCTCAGTTTAACCTGGTGTTTACCACCTCAGCAGAACTGGATATTACACAACCAGCAGCCCTGGAAACTTATTTTGCGACCCACCAACCGGATGCCTGCATTAACTGCGCTGCCTACACAGCTGTGGATAAAGCAGAGGCAGAAGAAGAGGCGGCGTTCCTCCTGAACTTCCAGGCCGTATTGAACCTGTCGGAGCTGTGCGCCAAAAACAACGTGCAGCTGATACAGCTCTCTACGGACTACGTATTCAGCGGCAGACAAAACGTGCCTTATACCGAAAACGACGATACTGATCCGGAAACCATCTACGGCAGCTCCAAAGTACGCGGGGAAGCAGTAGCATTGGGCTACAATCCCGATACCATCGTGGTACGTACTTCCTGGCTGTACTCCGAATTTGGGGTGAACTTCGCGAAACGTATGCGGGAACTGATGCAGGAAAAACAGGAACTGAAGGTGGTATTTGACCAAACCGGCACGCCTACCTATGCCGGCGACCTGGCCACTGCCCTGCTGGACATCCTGCAATACAAAGCTACCCATCCGGAAGCGGCGCTGGGCGGCATCTACCACTACAGCAATGAAGGGGTAACCAGCTGGTATGATTTTGCCGTAGCCATCAAAGAACTGACTCAGGCTACTACGGCCATATCCCCGGTTACTTCCGATCAATACCCCACTGCTGCCAAAAGACCGGCTTACAGTGTTTTAAACAAGGAAAAAATCAGGCAGACTTTCGGCATCACCGTTCCTTACTGGCGGGATAGTCTGATAAAATGTCTTAAAAATATATAG